The Litchfieldia alkalitelluris genome has a window encoding:
- the metH gene encoding methionine synthase has protein sequence MTTNIQDQLEKRILVIDGAMGTMIQDANLTAEDFGGEAYEGCNEYLTLTSPKTIQQIHEAYLEAGADIIETNTFGATALVLDEYELGSLALEINIQSAKLAKEAVQKFSTLEWPRYVAGSMGPTTKTLSVTGGTTFDELIQNYEEQARGLILGGVDLLLLETSQDMLNVKAGFIGIEEAFKNTGITLPLIVSGTIEPMGTTLAGQNIESFYLSLEHMKPLAVGLNCATGPEFMTDHIRSLSDLANTAVSCYPNAGLPDEEGQYHESPESLAQKLKGFVDKGWLNIVGGCCGTTPAHVRAMADMVKDVKPREVPAISHPHAVSGIEPLIYDDSMRPLFVGERTNVIGSRKFKRLIAEEKYEEASEIARAQVKNGAHVIDICLADPDRDELEDMENFIQYVTKKVKVPLVIDSTDEKVIERALSFSQGKAIINSINLEDGEERFEAVVPLLKQYGGAVVVGTIDEVGMAVSAERKLEIAQRSHDLLVNKYGLNPKDLIFDPLVFPVGTGDEQYIGSAEETVKGIKLIKEHLPECLTILGVSNVSFGLPPVGREVLNAVYLYHCTQAGLDYAIVNTEKLERFASIPKDEIKLAQDLLFSTTDQTLEKFTEFYRGKKKEAKTTTTNLNLEERLAFYIIEGTKEGLIPDLELALKKYPTPLDIINGPLMEGMATVGKLFNNNELIVAEVLQSAEVMKTSVAFLEQFMEKRDDSGKGKVLLATVKGDVHDIGKNLVDIILSNNGFKVVDLGIKVTPQTLIEATKKEKPDIIGLSGLLVKSAQQMVITAQDLHNAGVSVPILVGGAALSRKFTDNKISPEYTGPVLYAKDAMDGLSLANRLQNKEQHLELLNELEERRSKQRALIAEKGTETKTAATAVLTRSNVSIDVPVFTPQDTKLHVLKQFSLAQIEPYINMQMLIGHHLGLKGKVEQLLEQRDEKAVALKEMIDELIQKAKSESLINPAALYQFFPAQSDGNNVLIYDPNDEKTIIKTFTFPRQDKGAFLCLADFLKPVNSGVMDYVGFFAVTAGNGIRKLAQKYKEEGDFLKSHAIQALALETAEGLAERVHQLMRDKWGFSDSPDFTMKERFAAKYQGQRFSFGYPACPDLEDQEKLFNLIGPEQIGIELTDGFMMEPEASVTAMVFAHPEARYFNVL, from the coding sequence ATGACTACAAATATACAAGATCAACTAGAAAAAAGAATCCTTGTCATCGATGGAGCTATGGGGACGATGATTCAGGATGCTAATCTTACCGCTGAGGATTTTGGTGGTGAAGCATATGAGGGTTGTAATGAATACCTAACCCTTACCTCCCCAAAAACCATTCAACAGATTCATGAAGCCTACTTAGAGGCTGGTGCTGATATCATTGAAACGAATACGTTTGGTGCAACTGCCTTAGTTTTGGATGAATATGAATTAGGTTCGCTTGCTTTAGAAATTAATATTCAATCTGCAAAGCTAGCAAAAGAAGCTGTTCAGAAGTTCTCTACACTAGAGTGGCCTCGTTATGTCGCTGGATCCATGGGACCAACAACGAAAACCTTATCAGTTACAGGTGGAACAACCTTTGATGAGCTTATACAGAATTATGAGGAACAGGCTCGGGGTCTCATTTTAGGCGGAGTCGATCTTTTACTACTAGAAACGAGCCAAGATATGCTGAATGTAAAAGCAGGATTTATTGGTATAGAAGAAGCTTTCAAAAACACGGGAATTACCCTCCCTTTAATCGTATCAGGAACAATCGAACCAATGGGAACAACTCTAGCCGGGCAAAACATTGAGTCCTTTTATTTATCTTTAGAACATATGAAACCTTTAGCTGTAGGGTTAAATTGTGCAACCGGCCCAGAATTTATGACTGACCATATTCGTTCATTGTCAGATCTTGCAAATACAGCAGTTAGCTGTTACCCAAATGCTGGTTTACCTGATGAAGAAGGTCAGTATCATGAATCACCTGAATCATTAGCACAAAAGTTAAAGGGATTTGTTGATAAAGGCTGGTTAAATATTGTTGGAGGATGTTGTGGCACCACTCCTGCCCATGTTCGTGCAATGGCTGACATGGTAAAAGATGTGAAGCCACGTGAAGTACCTGCTATCTCTCATCCACATGCTGTTTCTGGGATCGAACCATTAATCTATGATGATAGCATGAGACCTCTATTCGTTGGTGAACGTACAAATGTAATCGGCTCAAGAAAGTTTAAGAGACTAATTGCCGAAGAAAAATACGAAGAAGCATCTGAAATTGCACGTGCTCAAGTTAAGAACGGAGCACATGTAATCGATATTTGTTTAGCCGATCCTGACAGAGACGAACTTGAGGATATGGAAAACTTTATTCAATATGTAACAAAAAAGGTAAAAGTTCCTCTAGTAATTGATTCTACTGATGAAAAAGTAATCGAACGAGCACTATCTTTTTCTCAAGGTAAAGCGATCATTAATTCGATAAACTTAGAAGATGGAGAAGAACGGTTTGAGGCCGTTGTGCCCCTCCTCAAGCAGTATGGTGGCGCTGTCGTTGTTGGAACAATTGATGAAGTTGGAATGGCTGTATCAGCAGAGCGAAAACTTGAAATTGCACAGCGTTCACATGATTTGTTAGTAAATAAATATGGTCTTAATCCAAAGGATCTCATCTTCGACCCACTTGTGTTCCCGGTAGGAACTGGTGATGAGCAATATATTGGTTCAGCTGAAGAAACTGTTAAAGGAATAAAACTGATAAAAGAACATCTGCCAGAGTGTTTAACGATTCTTGGAGTAAGCAATGTCTCATTTGGCCTCCCTCCTGTTGGCCGTGAGGTGTTAAATGCCGTATATCTTTACCATTGCACACAGGCTGGACTAGATTACGCGATTGTTAATACTGAAAAACTTGAACGATTTGCTTCCATTCCAAAAGATGAAATCAAACTGGCTCAGGATTTATTATTTTCTACTACTGATCAAACTTTAGAAAAATTCACTGAGTTTTACCGTGGGAAAAAGAAAGAAGCAAAAACAACAACAACTAACTTAAACCTTGAAGAAAGATTGGCTTTTTATATCATTGAGGGAACAAAAGAAGGATTAATCCCAGACCTTGAATTAGCTCTTAAAAAATACCCAACACCACTCGATATCATTAATGGACCATTAATGGAAGGAATGGCAACCGTTGGAAAGCTATTTAATAACAACGAGCTAATTGTTGCAGAGGTGTTGCAAAGTGCTGAAGTCATGAAAACATCTGTTGCATTTTTAGAGCAATTCATGGAAAAAAGAGATGATAGCGGTAAAGGAAAAGTTCTACTAGCAACTGTTAAAGGTGATGTTCATGATATTGGGAAAAACCTTGTAGATATTATCCTTAGTAATAATGGATTCAAAGTAGTTGATTTAGGAATCAAGGTTACACCACAGACGCTAATAGAAGCTACGAAAAAAGAAAAACCGGATATTATTGGTCTATCTGGATTATTAGTTAAATCTGCTCAACAAATGGTTATTACTGCCCAAGACCTACACAATGCTGGAGTATCTGTTCCGATTTTAGTCGGTGGTGCAGCACTTTCAAGAAAATTCACTGATAATAAAATATCACCTGAATATACAGGACCAGTTCTTTATGCCAAGGATGCAATGGATGGACTATCTCTTGCTAATCGATTGCAAAATAAAGAACAGCATCTAGAACTGTTAAATGAGCTTGAAGAAAGACGATCGAAACAAAGAGCCCTAATAGCTGAAAAAGGAACAGAGACAAAAACAGCAGCAACAGCTGTTTTAACTCGTTCAAATGTATCTATAGATGTTCCTGTTTTTACTCCACAGGACACTAAATTGCACGTATTAAAGCAATTTAGCCTAGCTCAAATAGAGCCATATATTAATATGCAAATGCTTATTGGACATCATCTTGGCTTAAAAGGCAAAGTGGAGCAATTATTAGAACAACGTGATGAAAAAGCAGTTGCACTCAAGGAGATGATTGATGAGCTAATTCAAAAAGCAAAGTCAGAGTCTCTTATTAACCCAGCAGCACTTTATCAGTTTTTCCCTGCTCAAAGTGATGGAAATAATGTTCTAATTTATGACCCTAATGACGAAAAAACGATTATTAAAACATTCACCTTCCCTCGTCAAGACAAGGGAGCATTCCTTTGTTTAGCTGATTTTCTAAAACCAGTTAACAGCGGAGTGATGGATTATGTCGGCTTCTTTGCTGTAACAGCAGGCAATGGAATTCGAAAACTTGCTCAAAAATATAAAGAAGAAGGCGACTTCTTAAAGAGTCATGCGATCCAAGCACTTGCACTTGAAACTGCTGAAGGACTTGCAGAACGAGTTCATCAATTAATGCGTGATAAATGGGGCTTCTCGGATAGTCCTGACTTTACGATGAAGGAGCGGTTTGCCGCTAAATATCAAGGCCAACGCTTCAGTTTTGGTTATCCGGCTTGTCCTGACCTTGAGGATCAAGAAAAACTCTTTAATCTCATTGGCCCAGAACAAATTGGCATTGAGCTTACAGATGGTTTTATGATGGAACCTGAAGCATCAGTAACCGCGATGGTATTTGCTCATCCTGAAGCAAGATATTTCAACGTTTTATAA